The DNA region GAGGTGATGCTGATATCATCAATTTTAACATGTTGCACAAAAGCAGGATGTGTCGacctttcctgtttttattcctgttcttgGAACACGCTCTTATTCTTTGCACACAGTTCTCAAGTCAAGCACATTTCGTTTAAAAACTTGCCAAAGTATACAAGTTTTCCCAAAAAGCTTTTTGGACTAAATTCTTATAAAAAGCTTGTAtcctgtttcttttgtttttacaggatATAGTTGGTTAAAGTTCAGCTTTACACAAAGAGCAATGAGCAACAGGGTCAGATGCCAGATTGTTCAGCCGTTAAGGCTGGAGCTCTGTGTGGGCATTTTATGGAGCAGATTCAACCTCTTCAAATGACAACACATTTGAAGAATGGAGTAAAATAAAGTAGCCAATGAAATGTTTATTAACACTAACAACTGACATTAAACTTCTGTAAATCTACATTGTAATAATACTGCGTACTTCCTTCTGGTCATCGTGGGCTAAATTTAGTTCCCAGTAGGATTAAAGTGGCCCAGATTACTAGCTTATTTTAGACGGAGTACATTTAGGTACAACACAGTATTAGTGGGTCTAGTTAAATTGGAATGGATAAAATAAGACTACTTgattttttcaaacataaaaaaatcccttttgtTACTGCTGCACTTTCTTACATTGAGCTGTATTCTGCACGTTACTCGTTGCTGTCTGCATTTTTAACATGAAGCACTTTGAATTAACATGCAGGAATTATGCTGAATGTGTAAATCAAATTGCCCTACCACAATTTCTACAATTTTCACGAAACACACACCTATTTTCAGAAGCAACACAGCCATTTGGCTGTTTAAATAGGCAAAAAAATGATAAGGAACAATTGGAAAGGGAATATAAGTAGTAAGTGCTTGAAgactttagtttaaaaaaaatattttactaatgCCTTGCAGATTGGTTAGAAGCCGTTCACATGAATGGGTCGACAGATTATGAGGAATATCTTTGACTGGTGTTTATCATTTTCTATTTGGTAGCGATGCAGCAGATTATTGGTAAACCATAAATTATTGATatgggttttttgttttctaaaaagcAACCAAGTCCTCAATTATAAATGTTAAGTAATTAATTGCGGGTTTGCCATCATCCATTTTACtgttagtaaatgtacttaatagacaatatgttttattctataagACAAACACAAGCAAGGGGTTTATTCATGACTTGGTATCAAAAAGTTATTCGCTTTAATAGCCAACAATTGATCTATATGGCATGAATACATGATGCATTAGTCATTAATGAAACCAGGAATTAGACATTTTAAACCCTTTATGAGTGTTTTATTAGACAGTGGTACACTCATTTCAAACAATACAATACTTTTGGCAATCTTTTCTACAAATCTGAATCTGACAGAAATATTAGAATGAAGCAGATGAATTTACCTGTGAGCTGCGGATCCTTCATGTTTGTCCCTCAGGCTCACCTTACTCTCACTGAACGTGTGAATGCAAGCTCAGAGGAGTAAATCCCTCGTCACAATCCTATtaacacagtgtattagtgtaccGCTCATTGGGTTATTATCTTACATATACTCAAAGGATGGAAATGCTGCATACACACTTTTAAAGAATTAAGTAATCACTACTCATATTAGTTTTCATATTGAACAATGGGTAATAATAAATTCCTGTATAGGCTATCAGATAATTTGCATTTTGCACTTATATTAAATTAGTTGCAGGTCTTTGAAAGTGTCGATGTCAGACAGTTACACCAAGCTCCACTGACATGAAAATTCTTTTTAATACTTAAATGTTTAGCATGAACTCAAAACAATGTAATATAACATATTACATTGCCTGGGAATTTAAATAGTGAACCATAAATGATGCACATATTAGCAGTAGGCTAATTTTAAGTTTGAGTGGAATTCAGGAAACTCTACTTGGAGAAGGTAAAACATGTTTAGGTAAAAACGTCAACTTAATCTTGCAAAATATTAAAGCATGATATAATGCTAATAAAGGATGCAGTCGAATGTGTGCTCAAGCTGGTTAACATAGTGGGGAATTTAGCATTAGATTTTCCCTTAGGtgttgatgaagatgaaaaatggCCGAGAAGAGAAACAACTAGAAAAGAAAGCTAGATGTGTTAATGAGCACCTGTTTGCTAATAGTTTGCCATATTAACACTACTAGGTGTACCTCAGTGTtatgtttacagcttgtttctgctgcaccCAAGTGGACAAAAAGTATAAACAAAGTGAGAAAAGTTGGTTTTATCCAGGCAAATCTCTCACTGGttgaagaaatataaaaacattcttcatccattgtattgtttgttaaataaattgataaacGTGATTTACTATGATATAACATCTTGACATATCCTCACATACAGGGCATGATTGACGTTTTCTTCTAGCCAATAGCCAGAGCTTGGATTGCATTCTGACCAATCACGGACGGAGATTGGTTGGCGGGAGAGGAAAAGGCGGGGCGTCAGAGTGACTGGCGAATCAGCGCAGGCCTCTCACCGAGATACCGGAAGCACATGCAGGCGCGCTGctgatgatgttgtttttgatcTGGGACATGTTGCATGACATTTGTAGTGATTCGAGTGCTTTTTTTTGAGGTATAACGATCGTGTTGAGAACGGAGAATGGCAGCAGCAGTTGCTACACCCGTCACCCCCACGGAGCCCGACCCTGACCGGTGTGGGAGCGAGGAGGAGAGCCGCGGGGccgaggcggaggaggagagcacCCAGCAGCAGACAGGCCCCGCGGCCGCCGTCACCCACAACCGGCTCTCCAAACTCCCGCTGGCTCGCATCAAGGCGCTCATGAAGACCGACCCGGACGTGTCACTCGCCAGCCAGGAGTCTGTGTTCATCATCGCCAAAGCCacggtaaaaaagaaaaacatgaaggaAGTCCTACGACAACACACATTGGATAGTCAATAACAATATCTTCATCCTGATGCAAGATGCTTCTTTTCTGTAGTATATCACCAAAGTGTTAATTAAAGTTTACTTTAATCTCTAACCAGCTCAATAAGGGCCTAAGCCTCTCAAGATGCCCCCACAACCTGCAACCATTGAGTACTATAACAGGAGAGTTTTCCTCCAATTAAATGATGTAATGTGTCATGTCCATAATATAAGGTCTATATAATAGACATTAAAAGGAACCATATGTGAGCTTGCAAAAacctaaatataataatttaagcAAAGTTTTGAACAGAAGCTAACAAAGGCAGAAACAATTTCAGTAAAAAAGATATACtatctatacacacacacattaaaaaaggtACTATCTCTGCTCAATGCAAGCAGCAAGTGAGAGTTTATAATTCCTACCCTTTACAAATTTCTAACTAAAaagttgaatgaatgaatataatttATGAAGGTAAACAAGATGCCAAAGCATGTCCTATACTTTACATAACAAGGAATTAAGGTCAGGAATGTGAAATGCACTGTGCAAAATTAGCTCCCATTTCCTTTGGGTTCAGGTCCATATCGATACtaataatattgaaaataatatcAGTTATTATTATATGGTTCTAAACTTGATTTAgtttaaaatgacagaatattaatgcatttctttcttcCAGGAGTTGTTTGTTGAGATGATTGCCAAAGATTCCCTGGTGTACGCCCAgcaaggaaagagaaaaacttTGCAAAGAAAGGACTTGGGTAAGTGCTGTAAAGAAGTTCTGAATGCGGTTTGCAAATATATACAGAGTCATTGGGCTTTAAATTGGGTTTacaatgttattgttgttttgctgaTGGGCTCAGACCAGATCATGACAATTAAGATTGTgtgaaaattaatattttcacacaatcttaataaagttatatttaaatgcatggaTGTATAGAAACCTGAAAGatcttttaaacagtttttttttttaatctcccattttccttttcttataCCTCTACAGACAACGCAATAGAGGCCATAGATGAATTTGCATTTCTTGAAGGTAAGCCTAAACCTGACCAGTTTAAATGAATCTCTCACATGTGTAAAATAAGAATACATAATACGCAGCATGTTCATGcaaatgtgtgcacacatactgtagacATTATTGAGCACATTCCTATGTTGAATTTATGTGCCAGTGCAGTTTGttctaattctttttttatttcttgtaggCACATTAGATTAAATGCTGCTCCAAATGACGAGAACATTGAATATCTGCAACCATCCAAGAAACTTTCCGTTACAGGGACACCATTTGTTGTGAACCCCTTTGTGGTACTTTTCTAAGTCAAACTCTCAAAATGGATATTTATAAATGCTTTTCTACAATGTTCCATTAAGATTTGTCATACTTTACTTTCAAAACATCAGTggaaatgtgtacattttttctgtaaatatttgTGAGATACTACTGTACAATGGAATAAATGTAAGTTTTAAACAATCAGTTTCTGTCAGAATCAATCTTCATCAGTTTCACACCCAGATTTGCAAGATAAATACTCATTTCTGTCTGTGGTCAGAATGAACAAATAATATTCTACACATTGGTAAAACtagaaaaataatgattgtactaaaaacaaagacaaatattttgCACACTCTTGGCCCCAATATGACTTTTAGTATAAATCAATGACATGTTAGTCCCACGCTAGACTGGGATGATAATTCAGGCTGGAAATCTAACTGAGGACTGCCAAGCAAACATTTTATATGACTATGTAATTTTCTAGCATTTCCCTCCAGGGTTCCTTGTCCCTGCCCTTTTTGGTGAGTTAAATGACTAAAAGCACCCTCAGATTAAATTATCTGGAGTTTTATGGAAGTGGGagccaaataaatattttatcagaAGACATGAAAAGCATGGAGATTGAATCAGTCTCTAAGGAAAGACACAAAGATGTTTCCAGATGAGAAACAGCGTTCACTCTAACAAACCAGGTTGTTCTAAATAACTACATTGTATAGcttcctcctgtctcctgtacAGCTCAGCTGGACCATTTTTAACCTTCTGCACCAAAGGGTGTCAACACCTCTGTCCAGGGTGCTGATCCCCGGACCACTAGGGATGAATGAGCTGTCCAGGGTGCTGCCCCTTGTTGACATGTTTACAGGACGACTTCCTGCTACTTAAAATGCCAGGATGTCTTCTTAACCGACTGAATTGCAGCGTTAAACCGATTCTGTTGTTGTAAACTTGGCAGTAAAttctgctttttgtgttttctcattttcattgtttcaaTGCTGATATTTTGCAGTAACCTACTTGTACTGATATTCATTTTCTGCCCAATATGTCAATTGGGACCAAAGATACTGA from Anoplopoma fimbria isolate UVic2021 breed Golden Eagle Sablefish chromosome 8, Afim_UVic_2022, whole genome shotgun sequence includes:
- the pole4 gene encoding DNA polymerase epsilon subunit 4, translated to MAAAVATPVTPTEPDPDRCGSEEESRGAEAEEESTQQQTGPAAAVTHNRLSKLPLARIKALMKTDPDVSLASQESVFIIAKATELFVEMIAKDSLVYAQQGKRKTLQRKDLDNAIEAIDEFAFLEGTLD